The Terriglobales bacterium genome contains a region encoding:
- a CDS encoding tetratricopeptide repeat protein, translating into MSDSGNKHAAEDHYYAALDLFAEGRHEEAVAEYRKSLEIDPAFADALHGLARAYQDLERYDEAIAVA; encoded by the coding sequence ATTCCGGCAACAAGCACGCGGCCGAGGACCATTACTACGCGGCGCTGGACCTGTTCGCGGAGGGCCGGCACGAGGAAGCAGTGGCCGAGTACCGCAAGTCACTGGAAATCGATCCTGCCTTTGCGGACGCGCTGCACGGGCTGGCCCGCGCCTATCAGGACCTGGAACGCTACGACGAGGCCATCGCGGTAGCGC